Proteins encoded by one window of Teretinema zuelzerae:
- a CDS encoding ribonucleotide-diphosphate reductase subunit beta — translation MGEKLTPKPLFNEKGDIDADLRRMIGGNTTNLNDFNNLKYAWASDWYRQSMNNFWIPEEINLQQDVKDYRALSVPERRAYDRILSFLIFLDSIQTANLPSLGTFITANEVNLCLTIHAFQEAVHSQSYGYMLDTICSPEERNSILYQWKDDERLLRRNRFIGDLYEDFRIHQDAESLARAAVANYILEGVYFYSGFMFFYNLARNGKMGGSVQVIRYINRDENTHLYLFRSILLELRKERPDLFTEALQEEYRAMIRTGVEEEILWGEYAIGDEIPGLNKQMIGEYIRYLGNLRSSALGLGLLYEGGRTEPESTSWISSYSNANLVKTDFFEAKSTAYSKAAAFKDDL, via the coding sequence ATGGGAGAAAAACTGACGCCCAAACCCCTGTTCAATGAGAAGGGAGACATAGACGCCGATTTGCGGCGAATGATCGGCGGGAACACGACGAATCTCAACGATTTTAATAATCTCAAATACGCATGGGCGAGCGACTGGTACCGGCAGAGCATGAACAACTTCTGGATACCGGAAGAGATAAACCTGCAGCAGGACGTGAAAGACTACCGCGCTCTCTCCGTTCCCGAGCGCCGCGCCTACGACAGGATACTGTCCTTTCTCATTTTCCTGGACAGCATACAAACCGCGAATCTTCCGTCTCTGGGGACCTTCATTACCGCGAACGAGGTGAATCTCTGCCTCACCATCCACGCTTTTCAGGAGGCGGTGCACTCGCAGAGCTACGGCTACATGCTCGACACCATCTGTTCTCCGGAGGAGCGGAATTCGATCCTGTACCAATGGAAGGACGACGAGCGCCTGTTAAGACGGAACAGGTTCATCGGGGACCTCTACGAAGATTTCAGGATTCATCAGGACGCCGAAAGCCTGGCCCGCGCCGCGGTAGCGAACTACATCCTGGAAGGCGTGTATTTTTATTCGGGCTTCATGTTTTTCTACAATCTGGCGCGGAACGGAAAGATGGGCGGCTCGGTGCAGGTAATACGCTACATCAACAGGGACGAGAATACCCATCTGTATCTTTTTAGATCGATACTTTTAGAGTTGCGAAAGGAGAGGCCTGACCTCTTTACAGAAGCGCTGCAGGAGGAATACCGGGCAATGATCCGAACCGGAGTGGAAGAGGAAATCCTGTGGGGCGAGTACGCGATCGGCGACGAAATACCCGGACTCAACAAACAGATGATCGGGGAATACATCCGGTATCTGGGGAATCTCCGTTCGTCCGCTCTCGGCCTCGGGCTTCTGTACGAAGGCGGGCGGACCGAACCCGAGTCGACTTCGTGGATAAGCAGCTACAGCAACGCCAACCTGGTGAAGACCGATTTTTTCGAGGCGAAATCCACGGCCTATTCCAAGGCCGCGGCCTTTAAGGACGATCTGTAA
- a CDS encoding ribonucleoside-diphosphate reductase subunit alpha, translating to MNSSGHIPGAEGDSSFLGWFLESERGLDGYAKAAASALTDISRRFPEPLYSLERLKERYLSLSAGASVPSERYSALIRSAVELTSMDAPKWEYIAARLELESFYAGVRKTRGEQDFSADGDARSKAGAAFRRLIEKLTEDGLYGSYVLESWSREEIEELGARIDPSRDSLFTWSSLDLLVRRYVVRSREGIPLETPQEMFMGIAMHLAMKEGADRTEAAFRFYDELSSLRLTLATPTLSNARKPFHQLSSCFIDTVPDSLEGIYRSLDSFAQVSKFGGGMGMYFGKVRAVGGPIRGFKGAAGGVLRWVKLANDTAVAVDQLGMRQGSVAVWLDVWHKDLPEFLQMKTNNGDDRMKAHDVFPGVCYPDLFWRLARDSIDSLWHLMCPHEILTAKGWALEDFWGEEWEKRYFECVQDDRISRRSLPVKEIVRLVLRSAVETGTPFVFNRDLVNRMNPNSHKGIIYCSNLCTEIAQNMSAMETVSSETLQEGGSVQVVETTRAGDFVVCNLASLSLGNIDIDEPVQLERTVAAAVRMLDNVIDLTMYPLPYAQITNSAWRAIGLGTSGYHHLLAKRGIPWESEAHLEFADALFERINRAAVRASAELAAERGSYSHFAGSDWATGEYFRKRGYAGPRWDEVRSLVREKGLRNGWIMAVAPTSSTSIIAGTTAGVDPVMKKFFLEEKKGRTVPRAAPELSLSTMWFYKNAHQIDQSWSLRAAGKRQRHIDQSQSVNLYVTTDKSFRDLLALYIQAWEEGVKTLYYVRSQSLEVEECESCSS from the coding sequence ATGAATTCTTCTGGACATATACCGGGCGCGGAGGGAGATTCCTCCTTTCTCGGCTGGTTTTTAGAGAGCGAGCGGGGGTTAGACGGATACGCAAAAGCCGCGGCCTCCGCATTGACCGACATTTCCCGGCGTTTTCCGGAGCCTCTATACAGCCTTGAGCGATTGAAGGAACGATATCTGTCTCTTTCAGCGGGCGCCTCGGTCCCTTCCGAGCGTTATTCGGCCCTGATCCGTTCGGCGGTCGAACTGACATCGATGGACGCGCCGAAGTGGGAGTACATAGCCGCGCGGCTCGAACTCGAGTCTTTTTACGCAGGGGTGCGGAAAACCCGGGGAGAGCAAGACTTTTCCGCGGACGGCGATGCGCGAAGCAAAGCGGGAGCGGCTTTCCGTCGGCTGATCGAGAAGCTGACGGAAGACGGTTTGTACGGCTCCTATGTCCTCGAATCCTGGAGCCGGGAGGAGATCGAAGAGCTTGGGGCCCGGATCGATCCTTCCAGGGACTCGCTTTTCACCTGGAGCTCCCTGGATCTCCTGGTTCGCCGGTACGTCGTTCGCTCGCGCGAAGGAATTCCGCTTGAAACGCCTCAGGAAATGTTCATGGGAATCGCCATGCATCTTGCGATGAAGGAAGGCGCCGACCGGACTGAGGCGGCTTTCAGGTTCTACGACGAGCTTTCCAGCTTGCGCCTTACTCTCGCGACGCCGACCCTCTCCAACGCGCGCAAGCCCTTTCATCAGCTTTCGTCCTGCTTTATCGACACCGTTCCCGATTCGCTCGAAGGCATTTACCGCAGCCTCGACAGCTTCGCCCAGGTGTCGAAATTCGGCGGAGGGATGGGCATGTATTTCGGCAAAGTCCGCGCGGTCGGCGGCCCGATCCGGGGATTCAAGGGAGCGGCCGGCGGCGTGCTCCGCTGGGTGAAGCTCGCGAACGACACTGCCGTCGCGGTGGACCAGCTCGGCATGAGACAGGGCTCCGTTGCGGTATGGCTCGACGTCTGGCACAAGGATCTTCCCGAATTTCTCCAGATGAAAACCAACAACGGCGACGACCGCATGAAGGCTCACGACGTGTTTCCGGGCGTCTGCTATCCGGATCTGTTCTGGCGCCTCGCGCGCGACTCCATCGATTCTCTGTGGCATCTCATGTGCCCGCATGAAATACTTACCGCGAAGGGGTGGGCCCTGGAAGATTTCTGGGGCGAGGAATGGGAAAAACGCTACTTTGAATGCGTCCAGGACGACCGCATTTCCAGGCGCTCCCTGCCGGTGAAGGAAATCGTTCGCCTGGTGCTCCGCTCCGCCGTGGAAACGGGCACTCCCTTCGTCTTTAACCGGGACCTCGTTAACCGGATGAATCCGAACTCGCATAAGGGAATAATCTACTGCTCGAACCTGTGCACCGAGATCGCGCAGAACATGAGCGCGATGGAAACTGTTTCGAGCGAAACGCTGCAGGAAGGCGGCTCGGTTCAGGTGGTGGAGACGACCCGTGCGGGGGATTTCGTGGTGTGCAATCTCGCCTCCCTCTCGCTCGGGAACATCGATATCGACGAACCAGTGCAGCTTGAGCGGACGGTCGCAGCCGCGGTGCGGATGCTGGACAACGTGATCGATCTGACCATGTATCCCCTGCCGTACGCGCAGATCACGAATTCCGCGTGGCGGGCGATCGGCCTGGGCACGAGCGGGTATCACCACCTGCTCGCCAAGCGCGGGATTCCCTGGGAGAGCGAAGCCCATCTCGAATTCGCAGACGCCCTGTTCGAGCGGATCAATCGCGCGGCGGTACGGGCGAGCGCCGAGCTGGCTGCCGAACGCGGTTCATATTCCCATTTCGCGGGATCGGACTGGGCGACCGGCGAATACTTCCGCAAGCGCGGATACGCAGGCCCTCGCTGGGACGAGGTTCGCAGCCTCGTCCGCGAGAAAGGTCTGCGCAACGGCTGGATTATGGCGGTTGCGCCGACAAGCTCGACTTCGATAATCGCGGGAACTACCGCGGGAGTCGATCCGGTGATGAAAAAGTTTTTCCTGGAGGAAAAAAAGGGCAGAACCGTTCCGCGCGCCGCTCCGGAGCTGAGCTTGTCTACCATGTGGTTTTACAAGAACGCACATCAGATCGACCAGAGCTGGTCCCTGCGGGCCGCCGGAAAGCGGCAGCGCCATATCGATCAGTCCCAGTCCGTTAATCTCTATGTGACCACCGATAAATCATTTCGCGACCTGTTGGCGCTCTACATTCAAGCCTGGGAGGAGGGCGTGAAAACCCTGTACTATGTGCGGTCCCAGTCCCTGGAAGTAGAGGAGTGCGAATCCTGTTCGAGTTGA
- a CDS encoding DUF5692 family protein, translating into MFLFESLQWYTVLMWFAVLGGLILLNEIARLSKAASLALFIVLPLILTIFVWPKTAGAGSSTGTWFHWVKVYSALAGCLGFLAIRHIDKVGKSGFAKFFPPAILAFNILEACIRDFEVWKMGAYGIVDGVFMFSGPWNVMNGIAGLINIITITGWVGIFVAKGKKKDMLWPDMLWFWVIAYDLWNFAYVYNCVGDHSFYAGAALLISCTIPAFFIKKGAWLQHRAQTLAFWMMFTMAFPTFVSTSRFAVESSHSAAALMTVSALALLSNVAVLVYMIWTAVTRKRNPYTGELFSHLKGFQKVAAEK; encoded by the coding sequence ATGTTTCTTTTTGAATCCCTGCAGTGGTATACCGTGCTCATGTGGTTCGCTGTTCTGGGGGGCTTGATTTTGCTCAACGAGATCGCCCGCTTAAGCAAGGCGGCCTCTCTCGCCCTGTTCATTGTGCTTCCCCTTATTCTGACCATCTTCGTATGGCCGAAGACCGCCGGCGCCGGTTCCAGCACCGGAACCTGGTTTCACTGGGTCAAGGTGTATTCCGCTCTTGCAGGATGCCTCGGTTTTCTCGCGATCCGCCACATCGACAAGGTGGGGAAGAGCGGCTTCGCCAAGTTTTTCCCCCCGGCGATTCTCGCGTTTAACATTCTTGAAGCGTGCATCCGCGACTTCGAAGTGTGGAAGATGGGCGCGTACGGCATCGTCGACGGTGTCTTTATGTTCAGCGGTCCCTGGAACGTCATGAACGGCATCGCGGGGCTCATCAATATTATCACGATTACCGGATGGGTCGGCATCTTCGTTGCGAAGGGAAAGAAGAAGGACATGCTGTGGCCGGATATGCTGTGGTTCTGGGTCATCGCCTACGATTTGTGGAACTTCGCCTATGTTTACAACTGCGTCGGTGACCATTCGTTCTATGCAGGAGCGGCTCTGCTCATTTCCTGCACGATTCCCGCTTTCTTCATCAAGAAGGGCGCCTGGCTGCAGCATCGCGCCCAGACGCTCGCGTTCTGGATGATGTTCACGATGGCCTTCCCGACCTTCGTGTCGACCTCCCGTTTTGCCGTCGAGTCTTCGCATTCGGCCGCCGCCCTGATGACGGTCAGCGCCCTCGCGCTGTTGTCCAACGTCGCGGTGCTGGTTTATATGATCTGGACAGCCGTTACCAGGAAGCGGAACCCCTATACGGGCGAGCTGTTCTCCCACCTGAAAGGCTTCCAAAAGGTCGCAGCGGAGAAATAA
- a CDS encoding CIA30 family protein: MKKIMGVLILGCVLGALGAQEFKNFENWKTFSDEADGGDSKIATESSFIKLNGKEVLTVRATGKVTTKFQYGFAGMNAEPDPKTAEVLKSGTGVSFWTKGDGKTYRVRVETSNITDYDYYGFVFTAAKGKDIEIKVPYKSLKQEGWGGKKPFDPTKITKISFQTVGQPLESFELILSGLAAY; encoded by the coding sequence ATGAAAAAGATTATGGGCGTACTTATTCTCGGATGCGTACTCGGCGCTCTGGGCGCGCAGGAATTCAAGAATTTTGAAAACTGGAAAACCTTTTCAGACGAGGCCGACGGCGGGGACTCGAAAATAGCGACTGAATCTTCATTTATCAAGTTGAACGGAAAGGAAGTACTCACCGTACGAGCGACCGGAAAAGTTACGACAAAATTCCAGTACGGATTTGCCGGTATGAATGCGGAACCGGATCCCAAGACCGCTGAAGTCCTGAAATCCGGTACAGGCGTTTCCTTCTGGACAAAGGGCGACGGAAAAACCTACCGCGTCAGGGTTGAAACCTCCAACATCACAGACTACGACTATTACGGCTTCGTTTTCACCGCGGCGAAAGGCAAAGACATCGAGATCAAGGTTCCCTACAAGTCCCTGAAACAGGAAGGCTGGGGAGGGAAGAAACCCTTTGATCCGACAAAAATCACCAAAATCAGTTTCCAGACGGTCGGACAACCCCTCGAATCCTTCGAGCTGATCCTCAGCGGACTTGCAGCGTACTGA
- a CDS encoding adenylate/guanylate cyclase domain-containing protein, with protein sequence MTHTLIALQWFTQVNIFTTLSLIIAVMAFCIGFYAFGKTQKTKGSVLMLGLCVTIGIWVFASAFIFSADPEDSVWFWYYIQSFGFIPMWPILIHFFTVISGLDQMPGRKTAIAGVEFNLNFPNISVIVQYAIAIALHLWILAGAGEPAAYVPTPLGLRDTPAMDKLCVQIFVFMTLFWYFEGTLLVIIFWKKSHKKNVSVDMRKQSEVITITGIGFGGVTLVLNIILPIFELPIPAFGSLFIGMWIMCIAYAVARYNLGAKDEQIIGQKAFDLSEEPMVVTDKELNILFFNRSFTKNFGALPANHTRKVPDLFPNEEGEYPEEDQFHKEGFIAALSVPGWDGIRRFYNVQSSYIYNRRELDRILFIFSDITEITNQKQILEYLVDERTAEINRQLVITEKYTRPSLVQVIQAGGDPTNFEPANRNMVIMFADIRDFTLVSEKLSSSDTVRLLNSYFTCMNECIVQEKGEIDKLIGDGIMALFENSDSAVHAAINMIYKLQNFNASQCIVDSIIRNGIGINYGPVTRGNIGSKDKLDYTVIGDSVNAASRFESLTKRYRLPIVISEDVVGQLRHNYKIRFIDNVLVKGRAVPTKLYEVFDYNNTEMIDIKLGTKNRLEEAFAAYAEGNFTFALELYQELERQNGQKDPLIQFYIHRTQELDALQKLGKLESWNGIYQFVEK encoded by the coding sequence ATGACACATACGCTCATCGCTCTTCAATGGTTCACGCAGGTAAACATTTTTACGACCCTCTCGCTGATAATCGCCGTTATGGCCTTTTGCATCGGGTTTTACGCCTTCGGAAAAACCCAGAAAACGAAGGGCAGCGTGCTCATGCTCGGGCTGTGCGTAACCATCGGAATCTGGGTATTCGCTTCAGCCTTCATATTCAGCGCCGATCCTGAAGACAGCGTCTGGTTCTGGTACTACATCCAATCCTTCGGCTTTATTCCCATGTGGCCGATTCTCATCCACTTTTTTACCGTCATATCAGGACTCGACCAGATGCCCGGCCGAAAAACCGCGATAGCAGGAGTCGAGTTCAATCTCAACTTTCCGAATATATCCGTCATCGTCCAATACGCGATAGCCATTGCCCTTCACCTCTGGATACTCGCCGGAGCGGGAGAACCCGCGGCCTATGTCCCCACGCCCCTCGGGCTTCGCGACACACCGGCGATGGACAAGCTGTGCGTGCAGATCTTCGTCTTCATGACCCTCTTCTGGTACTTCGAAGGAACGCTTCTGGTCATCATATTCTGGAAAAAATCTCATAAAAAAAACGTCAGCGTAGACATGCGCAAGCAATCCGAAGTCATCACCATAACCGGAATCGGATTCGGCGGCGTAACGCTGGTATTGAACATCATCCTCCCCATCTTCGAGCTGCCCATACCCGCATTCGGCTCCCTATTCATCGGGATGTGGATTATGTGCATAGCCTACGCGGTCGCCCGCTACAATCTGGGGGCGAAGGACGAACAGATCATCGGGCAGAAAGCGTTCGATCTTTCCGAAGAGCCCATGGTCGTCACCGATAAAGAGCTGAATATCCTTTTCTTCAACCGCTCGTTCACCAAGAACTTCGGAGCACTTCCGGCGAACCATACCAGAAAAGTGCCGGACCTTTTTCCGAACGAGGAAGGCGAATATCCGGAAGAAGACCAGTTCCACAAGGAAGGGTTCATCGCGGCGCTTTCGGTCCCGGGATGGGACGGCATCCGCCGCTTTTACAATGTTCAATCGTCCTACATTTACAACAGGCGGGAGCTGGACAGGATCCTCTTCATCTTCAGCGATATAACCGAAATCACGAACCAGAAACAGATACTCGAATATCTGGTAGACGAACGCACCGCGGAAATCAACCGCCAGCTCGTCATCACGGAAAAATACACCCGGCCCTCGCTCGTCCAGGTCATCCAGGCCGGCGGAGACCCCACCAATTTCGAACCGGCGAACCGGAACATGGTGATCATGTTCGCGGACATCAGAGACTTCACCCTCGTTTCCGAAAAACTCTCGTCCTCGGATACGGTCAGGCTTCTCAACTCGTACTTCACCTGCATGAACGAATGCATCGTGCAGGAAAAAGGAGAGATAGACAAACTGATCGGCGACGGCATCATGGCTCTGTTCGAAAACTCGGACAGCGCGGTGCACGCGGCGATCAACATGATCTACAAGCTCCAGAATTTCAACGCGTCGCAATGCATCGTCGACTCGATCATACGCAACGGCATAGGCATCAACTACGGGCCGGTAACGCGGGGAAACATCGGGTCGAAGGACAAGCTCGACTACACGGTCATCGGCGACTCGGTGAACGCGGCGAGCCGCTTCGAATCGCTGACCAAACGCTATCGTCTGCCGATCGTGATTTCCGAAGACGTAGTCGGACAGCTCCGGCACAACTACAAGATCCGCTTCATCGACAACGTCCTGGTCAAGGGGCGCGCCGTTCCCACCAAGCTCTACGAAGTGTTCGACTACAACAACACGGAAATGATCGACATCAAGCTCGGCACAAAAAACAGGCTGGAAGAAGCCTTCGCGGCCTATGCGGAGGGAAATTTCACCTTCGCGCTCGAATTGTACCAGGAGCTGGAACGCCAAAACGGACAGAAGGATCCCCTCATCCAGTTCTACATACACCGAACCCAGGAGCTGGACGCGCTGCAAAAGCTCGGCAAGCTCGAATCCTGGAACGGCATCTACCAGTTCGTGGAAAAATAG
- a CDS encoding bifunctional diguanylate cyclase/phosphodiesterase has translation MTKTVKAHTDNALTELKRIPVLPLAAVMAAILGISALTAYVYLDAVVADSKETLMDQLDRSAKLSSSYLRNRLRFVRILAQEASTELSDTPTERELLDLSRKLQLINTAGIFADVGFIDSRYDYYTCKGEKIPLEELPGIERAFKGETGISLPFHDAASNERRIIFFSPVVVDGSVRAVIAGSQPTNILEEQFTQDFMKGMGRCYFIDFQGNIILYSRSSPYRDKKALFDILAAYTEVPETGYEELRRQALDFRDSNDRITSVANKKGGSLILGYKSFPDYPDWKILCIIDQDSILRGSFTLLGKIYLFSAFLLTGVLILLAIIFLQRSKSRSRLYQVAFIDEVTDGWNYTYFKKNASSLIDADDRYFIFRLDIAHFKYINRSLGNDTGNLVLKAVYDCIRSHEGSNPCLLASRVINDEFIALCRDDDPANPDPAKQLIAELNRLPKARGFSCNLQYYIGASRVPPGETDLERTTDFAYVAQKNYEKAAVKKQYLFDTAMFRASHMEDIIESHMEEALLAGEFRVFLQPKVDIATGRTVNAEALIRWDSPRFGFMSPDEFVPLFERNGFIQRLDFYVLDTVCSWMKERIKQRLPYVPISVNQSRLHCYNNEYITQVLDITTRHSVPFRDIEFEITESVVLENIETLARYFAALRSLGFKISIDDFGSGNTALSFLKSLDVDIVKIDKSLIDDAESSHKRRTMMKHIIAMSHELGMEVVCEGVETRSQLDIVRSMGCDIVQGYYYSKALSKDDFFTIINDEFAESQASIC, from the coding sequence GTGACGAAAACAGTGAAAGCGCATACTGACAATGCCCTAACCGAGCTCAAGCGTATTCCGGTTCTCCCCCTGGCCGCAGTGATGGCGGCGATACTCGGCATTTCAGCCTTGACCGCATATGTCTATCTGGACGCGGTCGTCGCGGACTCAAAAGAAACCCTCATGGACCAGCTGGATAGATCCGCGAAGCTGTCGTCTAGCTATCTGAGAAACCGTCTGCGCTTCGTGCGCATTCTCGCGCAGGAAGCATCGACGGAACTTTCCGATACACCGACGGAACGCGAACTTCTCGACCTTTCACGCAAGCTCCAGCTTATCAACACCGCCGGAATCTTTGCCGACGTGGGTTTTATAGACTCCCGATACGACTACTACACGTGTAAAGGCGAAAAAATTCCTCTGGAGGAGCTCCCGGGGATAGAGAGGGCTTTCAAGGGCGAAACAGGAATTTCATTGCCGTTTCACGATGCGGCCTCGAATGAACGGCGGATTATCTTCTTTTCGCCGGTCGTCGTCGACGGCTCTGTCCGCGCAGTGATCGCAGGCAGCCAGCCGACAAACATTCTGGAAGAACAATTCACCCAGGATTTTATGAAAGGAATGGGCCGATGCTACTTTATCGATTTTCAAGGGAATATCATTCTATACTCCCGATCGTCTCCCTACCGCGATAAGAAAGCTCTCTTCGATATTCTGGCGGCCTACACGGAGGTTCCTGAAACAGGCTATGAGGAGCTTCGGAGGCAGGCTCTCGATTTTCGCGATTCGAACGACCGGATAACCTCCGTCGCGAACAAAAAAGGCGGCTCGCTTATCCTCGGGTATAAGTCCTTTCCCGATTATCCGGACTGGAAGATCCTCTGCATCATCGATCAGGACTCCATATTGCGGGGCAGTTTCACCCTGCTCGGGAAGATTTATCTATTCAGCGCCTTCCTGCTGACAGGCGTACTCATTCTTCTCGCGATCATCTTCCTGCAGCGGAGCAAGAGCCGCAGCCGCCTCTATCAGGTCGCCTTCATCGACGAGGTAACTGATGGATGGAACTACACCTATTTCAAGAAAAACGCGTCCTCTCTCATCGATGCGGACGACAGATACTTCATTTTCAGGCTCGATATCGCGCATTTCAAGTACATCAACCGTTCGCTCGGCAACGATACGGGAAACCTCGTGCTCAAGGCGGTCTACGACTGCATCCGCTCGCATGAGGGCTCTAATCCCTGCCTGCTCGCCTCCCGCGTCATCAACGACGAGTTCATCGCTTTATGCCGGGACGACGATCCTGCCAATCCCGATCCGGCGAAACAGCTGATCGCGGAGCTGAACCGGCTGCCGAAGGCCAGAGGATTCTCCTGCAACCTGCAATACTACATAGGAGCGAGCAGAGTTCCCCCGGGAGAAACAGATCTTGAGCGGACCACGGACTTCGCCTATGTCGCCCAGAAAAATTATGAGAAGGCGGCGGTAAAAAAACAATACCTGTTCGACACGGCCATGTTCAGAGCGTCCCACATGGAAGACATCATCGAATCCCATATGGAGGAAGCGCTTTTAGCGGGAGAATTCCGGGTATTCCTGCAGCCGAAGGTGGACATAGCCACCGGCAGAACAGTCAACGCGGAAGCTCTGATACGCTGGGACAGTCCCAGGTTCGGCTTTATGTCGCCGGACGAATTCGTCCCTCTTTTCGAGCGGAACGGTTTCATCCAGCGGCTGGATTTCTATGTTCTCGACACCGTCTGTTCCTGGATGAAGGAACGGATCAAGCAGAGGCTCCCCTATGTGCCGATATCGGTCAATCAATCGCGCCTCCATTGCTACAATAATGAGTATATTACCCAGGTGCTGGACATAACGACGAGGCATTCGGTGCCGTTCAGGGATATCGAGTTTGAAATCACTGAAAGCGTGGTGCTGGAGAACATCGAAACCCTCGCCCGGTATTTCGCGGCGCTCAGATCTCTCGGTTTCAAGATTTCCATCGATGATTTCGGCTCGGGCAATACGGCGCTGAGCTTCCTGAAAAGCCTCGACGTGGATATCGTAAAAATAGATAAATCGCTCATCGACGACGCGGAAAGTTCACACAAGAGGCGGACGATGATGAAGCATATCATCGCGATGAGCCATGAGTTGGGAATGGAAGTGGTGTGCGAGGGCGTCGAAACGAGGAGCCAGCTCGATATTGTGCGGTCGATGGGCTGCGATATCGTTCAGGGCTATTACTACTCAAAGGCCCTCTCCAAGGACGATTTTTTCACGATCATCAACGACGAGTTCGCCGAATCCCAGGCATCAATCTGTTAG
- a CDS encoding YjfB family protein, translating to MDITSLSTSLSRQSVQQSASLQVQKMAMDGAKEQGADLARMMESTRAITDPALGSRVDILA from the coding sequence ATGGATATTACATCGCTTTCGACAAGCCTGAGTCGGCAGTCTGTACAGCAGTCCGCTTCCCTTCAGGTGCAGAAGATGGCCATGGACGGAGCCAAGGAACAGGGCGCCGATCTGGCGCGGATGATGGAGTCTACCCGCGCAATCACCGATCCCGCCCTGGGCAGCCGCGTGGACATTCTCGCGTAA